From a single Cetobacterium somerae ATCC BAA-474 genomic region:
- a CDS encoding sulfatase family protein, whose product MKKPNLLFIFADQWRREAVGFMKKEPVITPNFDAFSNEAAIFEKAYSSCPLCSPNRATILTGKNPISHGVITNCKPGLENIFLKENEVTIGDILKTNRYKTGYIGKWHLDEPEKKDDTLPLSGAKDWDAFTPPGPKRHGFDFWYSYGADDNHLSPHYWMDSPEMININKWSVEHETDIALDFIDKNKEDNFALFLSWNPPHTPLDLIPQKYVDMYKDVKVEKRENVILEDIVDHPKTITPFSLDEAGYLESVKKYYAAITGIDEHFGKIVDYLKMNNLFENTIIIVTSDHGEMLCSHGLWSKHVWFEEAVSVPFMLSHGDRYKDRKITTPLSGSDIAPTILSLLDLSIPKEMEGVDLSPTLKGEKVDNIAISACYTGNPKVLNSLKERGLDTLAYGWRAAIDEKYTYVYFNDYSGNGIPKEFLYDNTKDEYQLNPIPLNDKTKYLKEYLITWGEKHNDPFIKITV is encoded by the coding sequence ATGAAAAAACCAAATCTTTTATTTATCTTTGCAGATCAATGGAGAAGAGAAGCAGTAGGCTTTATGAAAAAAGAACCTGTTATAACTCCTAACTTTGATGCTTTTTCTAATGAAGCAGCAATATTTGAAAAAGCTTACAGTAGCTGTCCTCTTTGTTCACCGAATAGAGCGACTATTTTAACAGGTAAAAATCCTATATCTCATGGAGTTATTACAAACTGTAAACCTGGTCTCGAGAATATATTTTTAAAGGAAAATGAAGTTACAATTGGGGATATTTTAAAAACTAATAGATATAAAACTGGATATATTGGTAAATGGCATTTAGATGAACCTGAAAAAAAAGATGATACTCTTCCTCTTTCAGGAGCTAAGGATTGGGATGCTTTTACACCACCTGGTCCTAAAAGACATGGTTTTGACTTTTGGTACTCTTATGGTGCTGATGATAACCACCTTTCTCCTCACTACTGGATGGACTCTCCTGAGATGATCAATATTAACAAATGGTCTGTTGAACATGAAACAGATATAGCTTTAGATTTTATCGATAAAAATAAAGAGGATAACTTTGCTCTTTTCCTATCTTGGAATCCACCTCATACACCTCTTGATCTAATTCCACAAAAATATGTGGATATGTATAAAGATGTTAAAGTTGAAAAAAGAGAAAATGTTATTTTAGAAGATATCGTTGATCATCCAAAAACTATAACTCCATTCTCTTTAGATGAAGCTGGTTATTTAGAGTCCGTAAAAAAATATTATGCTGCTATAACAGGTATAGATGAACACTTTGGAAAGATAGTTGACTACCTTAAGATGAATAATCTATTTGAAAATACTATAATTATAGTAACTTCAGATCATGGAGAGATGTTATGCTCTCATGGACTTTGGAGTAAACATGTTTGGTTTGAAGAAGCTGTTTCTGTGCCATTTATGCTCTCTCATGGAGATAGATATAAAGATAGAAAAATAACTACACCTCTTTCAGGATCTGATATAGCTCCTACAATACTATCTCTTTTAGATTTAAGTATTCCTAAAGAGATGGAAGGCGTTGATCTCTCTCCTACTTTAAAAGGTGAAAAAGTAGATAATATTGCTATCTCTGCATGTTATACTGGAAACCCTAAAGTTTTAAACTCTCTTAAAGAAAGAGGATTAGATACTTTAGCTTACGGATGGAGAGCTGCAATTGATGAGAAATATACTTACGTATATTTTAATGATTACTCTGGAAATGGTATTCCTAAAGAGTTTTTATATGATAATACTAAAGATGAGTATCAATTAAATCCCATTCCTTTAAATGATAAAACTAAGTATCTAAAGGAGTACTTAATAACATGGGGAGAAAAACATAACGATCCTTTTATTAAAATAACTGTTTAA
- a CDS encoding chondroitinase family polysaccharide lyase gives MKKIILGVMMLTGILYGQEVKVYQFENEIPKNVETNIKDSISITKEKYKDGESSLKWKFKKGETLNILGDVGYTVFKTGEQEKARSSYSMWIYNENPIDGELLVQFKKDGVVKCWFPIKMNFKGWRTMWVQYDRDMKGEPIEGMNEITFVAPNEGGEILIDQIIPSVLIDPRHNARDEQVDFINLEADTAANAHWMALYKNYNQIDRNQKNIVLSKKDIEGIEKVEKRYREKLLKKVQVTPELITEKTEEFSEYKKINLEFIQRLVIYKDLKPEEKDRIKYIATKEFGIYLRELAYMYNSADNKQEKDTIAKLFNESLEYMYDQGWTKGSSQGTIHHLGYQMREIYEAIFLMKEPLIKLGTVNKAKEMVTWYSAMGMIYTPKENLRINIDVLNTMLPGMLTAILLNENQEKEGRELYQLQSYLMNSINYSPGVLGGFKYDGTVFHHMQNYPAYAKGAFEGLVPIIYYLNGTPYAVTGKQFKIVKDAVLTTRLYSNKYNYLLSLTGRHPNGKFKIDAESFRLMALSGENSVDKELAEAYLRLSPQGKSVEKFKGMGLKEETAPKGSWTMNMGSLQLHRRDEWLAGVKGYSRYLVGNETYIKNNLYGRYMSYGAFQILESSLKESGYVQEGWDWKHFPGTTAIDVPFEKLKSSISQVDTKSGVEEMLLSDETYSGGNSLNGNGMFAMKLHEHPKYDGTHKARKSVFFFDNRAVLLGSGIENSDSENETHTTLFQNYLGQNMKNSYTQKEDTIIDSQNNMYKVVEGDIVLKKGKQESRDQNSGERTENNYELAYINHGKAPKNGKYHYSVLIKGDEQKQEKFKKNPKYEVLNQDNNSHIVKDLKSNMTGYALFESGKVQNNGFIESVDTPSMILLQERDKEIQMSFVDPDLRLYEGRDKEQYDENGVMIERSIYSRPWIGNIGKEHTTLVVLNGKYTTEDSSKVKSEIDGDFTRLSITSKNGEVVNIVLKKIS, from the coding sequence ATGAAAAAAATAATATTAGGAGTTATGATGTTAACGGGAATTTTGTATGGACAAGAAGTCAAAGTATATCAATTTGAAAATGAAATACCTAAAAATGTAGAAACAAATATAAAAGATTCAATATCAATTACCAAAGAGAAGTATAAAGATGGAGAAAGTTCTTTAAAATGGAAGTTTAAAAAGGGAGAAACTTTAAATATTTTAGGTGATGTAGGGTACACAGTTTTTAAAACAGGAGAACAAGAGAAGGCTAGAAGTAGTTATAGTATGTGGATATATAATGAAAATCCAATTGATGGAGAACTACTAGTGCAGTTTAAAAAAGATGGAGTAGTAAAATGTTGGTTTCCAATAAAAATGAACTTTAAAGGTTGGAGAACTATGTGGGTTCAATATGATAGAGATATGAAAGGTGAACCTATCGAAGGGATGAATGAGATAACTTTTGTAGCTCCTAATGAAGGTGGAGAGATATTAATAGATCAAATTATACCATCAGTATTGATAGATCCAAGACACAACGCTAGAGATGAGCAGGTAGATTTTATTAATTTAGAGGCAGATACAGCAGCAAATGCTCACTGGATGGCACTATATAAAAACTATAATCAAATAGATAGAAATCAGAAAAATATAGTTTTAAGTAAAAAAGATATAGAGGGAATAGAAAAAGTTGAAAAAAGATACAGAGAGAAACTGTTAAAAAAAGTTCAAGTAACACCTGAGCTTATAACTGAAAAAACAGAGGAATTTTCAGAATATAAAAAAATAAACTTAGAGTTTATTCAAAGATTAGTTATATATAAAGATTTAAAACCTGAAGAAAAAGATAGAATAAAATATATTGCAACAAAAGAGTTTGGAATCTACTTAAGAGAGTTAGCGTACATGTACAATTCTGCAGATAATAAACAGGAAAAAGATACAATAGCTAAACTGTTTAACGAAAGTTTAGAATATATGTATGATCAAGGTTGGACAAAGGGAAGTTCTCAGGGAACAATCCATCATTTAGGATATCAAATGAGAGAGATTTATGAAGCAATCTTTTTAATGAAAGAGCCTCTAATTAAGTTAGGAACAGTAAATAAAGCTAAAGAGATGGTAACTTGGTATAGTGCTATGGGAATGATATATACACCTAAAGAAAATTTAAGAATAAATATAGACGTATTAAATACAATGTTACCAGGTATGTTAACAGCTATACTTTTAAATGAAAACCAAGAGAAAGAGGGAAGAGAGTTGTATCAATTACAGAGTTATTTAATGAACTCTATAAACTATTCTCCAGGAGTTTTAGGAGGATTTAAATATGATGGTACAGTCTTCCATCATATGCAAAACTATCCAGCTTATGCAAAGGGGGCTTTTGAAGGTTTAGTTCCTATAATATACTATCTAAATGGAACTCCTTATGCAGTTACAGGGAAACAGTTTAAAATAGTAAAAGATGCAGTATTAACAACAAGGTTATATTCTAACAAGTACAATTATCTTTTATCTTTAACAGGAAGACATCCCAATGGAAAATTCAAAATAGATGCAGAAAGTTTTAGATTAATGGCTTTAAGTGGAGAAAATAGTGTAGATAAAGAGCTGGCAGAAGCTTACTTAAGACTTTCACCTCAAGGGAAAAGCGTAGAAAAATTTAAAGGTATGGGGTTAAAAGAGGAGACTGCTCCAAAAGGTTCGTGGACAATGAATATGGGATCTCTACAACTTCATAGAAGAGATGAGTGGTTAGCAGGAGTAAAGGGCTATAGTAGGTATTTAGTGGGGAATGAGACATATATAAAAAATAATCTTTATGGCAGATATATGAGTTATGGAGCTTTTCAAATTTTAGAAAGTTCATTAAAAGAGAGTGGATACGTACAAGAGGGATGGGACTGGAAACACTTTCCAGGAACTACAGCGATAGATGTACCTTTTGAAAAATTAAAATCTAGTATCTCACAAGTGGATACTAAAAGTGGAGTAGAGGAGATGTTGCTTTCAGATGAAACTTACTCAGGAGGAAACTCTTTAAATGGTAATGGCATGTTTGCAATGAAGCTTCACGAGCATCCAAAATATGATGGAACCCATAAAGCTAGAAAATCGGTGTTTTTCTTTGATAATAGAGCTGTTTTACTTGGAAGTGGAATTGAAAACAGTGATAGTGAAAATGAAACTCATACAACACTATTTCAAAACTATCTAGGACAGAATATGAAAAATAGTTATACACAAAAGGAAGATACAATAATAGATTCTCAAAACAATATGTATAAAGTTGTAGAGGGAGATATAGTTCTAAAAAAAGGGAAACAGGAATCAAGGGATCAAAATAGTGGTGAAAGAACAGAAAATAACTATGAGTTAGCTTATATAAATCATGGGAAAGCACCTAAAAATGGAAAATATCACTATAGTGTTTTAATAAAAGGCGATGAACAAAAACAAGAGAAATTCAAAAAGAACCCTAAATATGAGGTTTTAAATCAAGATAATAATAGTCATATTGTTAAAGATTTAAAAAGTAATATGACAGGGTATGCACTATTTGAAAGTGGAAAAGTACAAAATAATGGATTTATTGAATCAGTAGATACTCCTTCAATGATTCTTCTTCAAGAGAGGGATAAAGAAATTCAAATGAGCTTTGTTGACCCAGATTTAAGATTATATGAAGGGAGAGATAAGGAGCAGTATGATGAGAATGGAGTTATGATTGAGAGAAGTATATACTCAAGACCTTGGATTGGAAATATAGGAAAAGAGCATACAACTTTAGTTGTTTTAAATGGAAAATACACTACTGAAGATAGTTCAAAAGTAAAATCTGAAATAGATGGAGATTTTACAAGATTAAGTATTACCTCTAAAAATGGAGAGGTAGTAAATATTGTATTAAAGAAGATATCATAA
- a CDS encoding extracellular solute-binding protein, whose protein sequence is MKRKIAMGALLLSALMFNGCSKDGDSKSTGTTKDKNLSVFLVFNGMPLNDEWEIYKKAEEATGVKVKSYASKNNTDSTQAYNLMLASNDFSDIIAYRVPDLEKLGSDGGMIPLNDLIDKHAPNIKKFIEENPLYRKDMYSLDGKIYAIPTYYDLDKLSVSSGLFIRTDWLKKFGLPVPKTLEEAENALTIFKEQDANGNGRKDEVGIFVRGNIQAALNNLTGIFGARPYKTFYVENDQVAFATLDPNFKEAVKLSAEWYKKGLIDKEVFTRGWGARDAVLPTNIGGMTLDWFGSTASYNSLATTQIPGFEFYPIEPLQIKDGMKSVAVGRNTTPEIGWGISAASKNPEQAIKFMDWWFSEEGRRTWNFGIEGKHYTMVDGKPVFTDYVLNNPDGKGPLKVLQEVGAQVSGPGVQQDADYEYQYSNDIAKQGFDMYMRNENTTMPLPILKYSPKDVKKLEKIMALVNQTTEEYMQKWILGVSDIDTDWDAYINRIQQNGINEAVELVQKGYNHYNSVK, encoded by the coding sequence ATGAAGAGAAAAATAGCAATGGGAGCGTTACTTTTATCAGCGCTTATGTTTAATGGATGTTCAAAAGATGGGGATTCAAAAAGTACAGGAACAACAAAAGATAAAAATCTTTCAGTGTTTCTAGTTTTTAATGGAATGCCTTTAAATGATGAGTGGGAAATATACAAAAAAGCTGAAGAGGCAACAGGAGTAAAAGTAAAATCATATGCATCTAAAAATAATACAGATTCTACACAAGCTTACAATCTTATGCTAGCTTCTAATGATTTCTCGGACATTATAGCTTACAGAGTTCCAGATTTAGAAAAATTAGGTAGCGATGGTGGAATGATTCCTTTAAATGATTTAATAGATAAGCATGCACCAAATATAAAAAAGTTTATAGAGGAAAATCCACTATATAGAAAAGATATGTATTCTCTAGATGGAAAAATATATGCAATTCCAACATACTATGATTTAGATAAACTAAGTGTATCATCTGGACTTTTCATAAGAACAGATTGGTTAAAAAAGTTTGGATTGCCAGTTCCTAAAACATTGGAAGAAGCTGAAAATGCTTTAACAATATTTAAAGAGCAGGATGCTAATGGAAATGGAAGAAAAGATGAAGTTGGAATCTTTGTTCGTGGAAATATTCAAGCAGCATTAAATAACTTAACAGGAATTTTTGGTGCAAGACCATACAAAACATTCTATGTAGAAAATGACCAAGTTGCTTTTGCAACTTTAGATCCAAATTTTAAAGAAGCAGTTAAATTATCAGCAGAATGGTATAAAAAAGGTCTGATAGACAAAGAGGTTTTCACTAGAGGTTGGGGTGCAAGAGATGCAGTATTACCAACAAATATTGGAGGAATGACTTTAGATTGGTTTGGAAGTACAGCTAGTTATAATAGCTTAGCAACAACGCAAATACCAGGATTTGAATTTTATCCAATAGAGCCTCTTCAAATAAAAGATGGAATGAAAAGTGTTGCTGTAGGAAGAAATACAACTCCAGAGATTGGTTGGGGAATATCAGCAGCTTCAAAGAATCCAGAGCAAGCTATTAAATTTATGGATTGGTGGTTCTCTGAAGAGGGAAGAAGAACTTGGAACTTTGGTATTGAAGGAAAACATTATACTATGGTAGATGGAAAACCAGTATTTACAGATTATGTATTAAACAATCCAGATGGAAAAGGACCTTTAAAAGTTTTACAAGAGGTTGGTGCTCAAGTTTCAGGACCAGGAGTTCAGCAAGATGCAGACTATGAATATCAATACTCAAATGATATAGCTAAGCAAGGGTTTGATATGTATATGAGAAATGAAAATACAACAATGCCACTACCAATATTAAAATACAGTCCTAAAGATGTAAAAAAATTAGAAAAAATTATGGCACTTGTAAATCAAACAACAGAGGAATATATGCAAAAATGGATTTTAGGTGTTTCTGATATAGACACAGATTGGGATGCATATATTAATAGAATCCAGCAAAATGGTATAAATGAAGCAGTAGAACTTGTACAAAAAGGATATAACCACTATAATAGTGTTAAATAA
- a CDS encoding SDR family oxidoreductase: IETANTAPIRADEKRNAEILGRIPAGRWGQTSDLVGGAIFLSSKAADYVNGHILAIDGGWLVR; encoded by the coding sequence ATAGAAACAGCAAATACAGCACCAATTAGAGCCGATGAAAAGAGAAATGCAGAAATATTAGGAAGAATACCAGCAGGAAGATGGGGACAAACATCAGACCTTGTAGGGGGAGCAATATTCTTATCATCAAAGGCAGCAGATTATGTAAATGGACATATTCTAGCTATAGATGGTGGATGGTTAGTTAGATAA
- a CDS encoding SDR family NAD(P)-dependent oxidoreductase codes for MLNMFNLDGKVAMVTGGNVGIGNALAMGLAKAGADLFIFTYNDDNMENVIKEVEALGRKVAYATGDLSKEEVAMEAVSKCIEAFGRIDILVNNAGTIKRSPILEGPNSDWQQVIDLNLSSIYYLSKTAAFEMKKQGGGKIINIASMLSFQGGKFVPSYTASKHGVAGLTKAFANELA; via the coding sequence ATGTTAAACATGTTTAATTTAGATGGAAAAGTTGCAATGGTAACTGGAGGAAACGTAGGAATAGGAAACGCACTTGCAATGGGACTTGCAAAAGCAGGAGCAGACCTATTTATATTCACATATAATGATGACAATATGGAAAATGTTATAAAAGAAGTTGAAGCATTAGGAAGAAAGGTAGCTTATGCAACTGGAGATCTATCAAAAGAGGAAGTAGCTATGGAAGCTGTTAGCAAATGTATAGAGGCTTTTGGAAGAATAGATATTCTAGTAAACAATGCTGGAACAATAAAAAGATCACCAATTTTAGAGGGACCAAATAGTGATTGGCAACAAGTTATTGACTTAAATCTATCTTCAATATACTATTTAAGTAAGACTGCAGCATTTGAGATGAAAAAGCAAGGTGGAGGAAAGATAATAAATATAGCTTCAATGTTATCATTCCAAGGTGGAAAGTTTGTTCCATCATACACAGCAAGTAAACACGGAGTAGCAGGACTTACAAAAGCTTTTGCAAATGAGTTAGC
- the kduI gene encoding 5-dehydro-4-deoxy-D-glucuronate isomerase, which produces MRLDTRYANHPEDSKHYTTEELRKHYLMETVFVADEVNLMYSHVDRVIAGGVMPVETEVKLEGCKELGSEFFLERRELGLINIGGSGKVILDGVEYKMASKDGLYVGMGVKEITFASDSAENPAKYYVNSAPAHVAYPTVKIDIANANAVHLGDLENSNKRTIFQYVHPAVCKSCQLLMGMTVLDPNNMWNTMPTHTHERRMEVYFYFNMDENTRVFHLMGQPQETRHIVMANEQAVISPSWSIHSGVGTKNYTFIWGMAGENQTFTDMDHIAMDQLR; this is translated from the coding sequence ATGAGATTAGATACAAGATATGCAAATCATCCAGAGGATTCAAAGCACTATACAACAGAGGAGTTAAGAAAACACTATTTAATGGAAACAGTTTTCGTTGCTGACGAAGTTAACTTAATGTATTCTCATGTGGATAGAGTTATAGCTGGAGGAGTTATGCCAGTTGAAACTGAAGTAAAATTAGAAGGATGTAAAGAGTTAGGATCTGAGTTTTTCTTAGAGAGAAGAGAGCTTGGACTTATAAATATAGGTGGATCAGGTAAAGTAATTCTTGATGGAGTTGAATATAAAATGGCTTCAAAAGATGGATTATATGTAGGAATGGGAGTAAAAGAGATTACATTCGCATCTGATTCTGCAGAAAATCCAGCAAAGTACTATGTTAACAGTGCTCCTGCCCATGTAGCTTACCCTACAGTAAAGATAGATATAGCTAATGCTAATGCAGTTCATTTAGGAGATTTAGAGAATTCAAACAAAAGAACTATATTTCAATATGTTCACCCTGCAGTTTGTAAATCATGTCAACTTTTAATGGGAATGACTGTATTAGACCCAAATAATATGTGGAACACTATGCCAACTCATACACATGAGAGAAGAATGGAAGTTTACTTCTATTTCAATATGGATGAAAACACAAGAGTATTCCATTTAATGGGGCAACCTCAAGAGACTCGTCATATTGTAATGGCTAATGAGCAAGCGGTAATATCACCATCTTGGTCAATTCATTCAGGTGTAGGAACTAAAAACTATACATTTATTTGGGGAATGGCTGGAGAGAATCAAACATTTACTGATATGGACCATATAGCTATGGATCAGTTAAGATAA
- a CDS encoding carbohydrate ABC transporter permease yields the protein MSKIKRSKDEKIFDFINYSLLAIFGIMFIYPIIYVFSASVTKPYLLEIGEMYLLPKGIIMASFKAAMSLDGIWLAYANSIFITVVGTAVSMFFTITGAYVLSKPELKFRKILTLMVVVTMWFDPGMIPRYLNFRDLGLINSYTSVIVGFAVNTFNVIILKSFFEAVPKSLEESARIDGATQWQIMTKIYLPLSTSALTTVSLFYAISRWNGYFWTMVLLTDDSKVPLQVFLKKLIVEKNMAGEAAQIITPESLTSPQSIIYAVIVLSIVPIMIIYPFIQKFFRKGVTLGAVKE from the coding sequence ATGAGTAAAATTAAAAGATCAAAAGATGAAAAAATATTTGATTTTATCAATTATTCCCTATTGGCAATATTTGGAATAATGTTTATATATCCAATTATATATGTATTCTCAGCATCAGTGACAAAACCATACCTTTTAGAGATAGGAGAGATGTATCTCCTACCTAAAGGGATTATTATGGCATCATTTAAAGCAGCTATGAGTCTAGATGGAATATGGTTAGCTTATGCAAATAGTATCTTTATAACAGTTGTAGGAACTGCTGTAAGTATGTTCTTTACAATAACTGGAGCTTACGTTTTATCAAAACCAGAGTTAAAATTTAGAAAAATTCTAACTTTAATGGTTGTTGTGACAATGTGGTTTGATCCAGGAATGATTCCGAGATATCTGAACTTTAGAGACTTAGGTCTTATTAATAGTTATACATCTGTAATTGTAGGATTTGCAGTAAATACATTTAACGTAATAATTTTAAAGAGTTTCTTTGAAGCTGTACCAAAATCACTAGAAGAATCAGCTAGAATAGATGGAGCTACTCAGTGGCAGATTATGACAAAAATATACCTGCCTCTATCAACTTCAGCATTAACAACAGTGTCGTTATTCTATGCTATCTCAAGATGGAATGGATATTTCTGGACAATGGTTTTATTAACTGATGATTCTAAAGTACCACTACAAGTTTTCTTAAAGAAGTTAATAGTAGAGAAGAATATGGCTGGAGAAGCAGCGCAGATTATTACACCTGAAAGTTTAACATCACCACAATCGATAATATATGCTGTGATAGTTTTATCAATAGTTCCAATAATGATTATATATCCGTTTATCCAAAAGTTCTTTAGAAAAGGAGTTACTTTAGGAGCGGTAAAAGAGTAA
- a CDS encoding ABC transporter permease, whose protein sequence is MKENILELDERVESEKVGLIKKIMTGLKRGNVKDQMSLYLIFLPFILWYMIFAYKPMYGLIIAFKDYNLFRGISGSEWVGLANFTEFLTSPYFYTTLKNTIFLNIYSLVFEFPFAIILALMLNEVKNRFFKSFVQTVSFLPYFIAIVVTAGITINILSPSSGVINHILERFGFEKIYFLSKPEYFRGIFTGMNMWKSTGFNAVIYLAALTAVDESLYEAAKIDGATKFQQLRFITFPSIIPTIVIMLVLKVGSMLNVAFETVLLLYQPATYSTSDVISTYVYRTGMLMQDFGLATAVGLFNAVIGFILVYLANRWSKKITSSGLW, encoded by the coding sequence ATGAAAGAAAATATTTTAGAATTAGATGAAAGAGTAGAATCAGAAAAAGTAGGTCTCATAAAAAAAATAATGACTGGATTAAAAAGAGGAAACGTAAAAGATCAAATGTCATTATATCTGATTTTTCTTCCATTTATACTTTGGTATATGATATTTGCATATAAACCAATGTATGGTCTTATAATCGCTTTTAAAGATTACAATCTATTTAGGGGAATATCAGGAAGTGAATGGGTAGGACTAGCAAACTTTACAGAGTTTTTAACAAGCCCATACTTTTATACAACTCTAAAAAATACAATATTTTTAAATATATATAGTTTGGTGTTTGAGTTTCCATTTGCCATAATTTTAGCTCTTATGCTAAATGAGGTAAAAAATAGATTTTTTAAATCTTTCGTTCAAACAGTTTCGTTTTTACCATACTTTATAGCAATAGTTGTAACAGCTGGAATAACTATAAATATTCTTTCTCCAAGTAGTGGTGTAATAAACCACATTTTAGAAAGATTTGGATTTGAAAAGATATACTTCCTATCAAAGCCAGAATACTTTAGAGGAATATTTACAGGAATGAATATGTGGAAAAGTACAGGATTTAACGCAGTAATCTATTTAGCAGCTTTAACAGCAGTGGACGAATCACTATATGAAGCAGCAAAGATAGATGGAGCTACAAAGTTTCAACAGCTTAGATTTATAACTTTCCCATCAATTATACCAACAATAGTTATAATGTTAGTACTAAAAGTTGGAAGTATGCTAAACGTTGCGTTTGAAACAGTTTTATTACTTTATCAACCAGCAACATATTCAACATCAGATGTTATAAGTACTTATGTTTATAGAACAGGTATGTTAATGCAAGATTTTGGTTTAGCAACAGCAGTTGGATTATTCAATGCAGTTATTGGATTTATCCTAGTTTACCTAGCAAATAGATGGAGTAAAAAGATAACATCATCAGGACTTTGGTAA
- a CDS encoding extracellular solute-binding protein: MNKKIGLLLLVGGLLQRGVLANEHKISEKPLELSILAIQNGKTYDENWTVFQEAFKDTNVKLKSYSSKNLTDEIQAFNLAVSSGNLPDIISLAYPEKLESLGMDGGIVPLNDLINKHAPNIKAFFEKYPRYKMDAVAADGNIYFIPDYYDWYNMRAAQGVFIRKDWLDKLGLKTPKTMDELYEVMVAFKTKDPNGNGKADEIPYFERSVEFADKELVGMFGAEIGFYVDENGKVKFGPTTERFKEAMPQVIKWYKEGLIDPEIFTRGFQARDYMLRNDLGGVTFDWFASTASYNEDKELKDKVKDFEFVAIAPPEYKGKSYAPDARTTYLGGWGISATCKDPVAAIKYFDYWFSEKGYELSNWGIENDTFVKEENGKKKFTDTVMKADGKTPLQVLRDKGIQFRIGALQDYEYEKAWGNPKASEWAEMYMQNGYIVDPMPTLKYTKEENRKIQKINSQLNMAVKEMNQKWILGAVDFNKTYDEFLNRLNEIGLKEAIDINQKSYDRFINSSN; this comes from the coding sequence ATGAATAAAAAAATCGGGTTATTACTATTAGTTGGGGGACTTTTACAAAGAGGAGTTTTAGCAAATGAGCATAAGATCTCTGAAAAACCTTTGGAATTAAGCATTTTAGCTATTCAAAATGGAAAGACATATGATGAAAATTGGACGGTTTTCCAAGAGGCGTTTAAGGATACAAATGTGAAATTAAAAAGTTATAGTTCTAAAAATTTAACAGATGAGATACAAGCTTTTAATTTAGCTGTTTCATCTGGAAATCTTCCAGATATTATCTCTTTAGCTTATCCTGAAAAATTAGAAAGTTTAGGAATGGATGGAGGAATAGTGCCATTAAATGATTTGATAAATAAACATGCTCCAAATATAAAAGCATTTTTTGAGAAATATCCAAGATATAAGATGGATGCTGTAGCAGCAGATGGAAATATCTATTTTATTCCAGATTATTATGATTGGTACAACATGAGAGCAGCTCAAGGAGTATTTATAAGAAAGGATTGGTTAGATAAGTTAGGATTAAAAACTCCAAAGACAATGGATGAACTATATGAGGTTATGGTAGCTTTTAAAACAAAAGATCCAAATGGAAATGGAAAAGCTGATGAGATTCCATACTTTGAAAGATCAGTGGAGTTTGCTGATAAAGAGTTAGTTGGAATGTTTGGAGCAGAGATAGGATTTTATGTAGATGAAAATGGAAAAGTAAAATTTGGTCCAACAACAGAGAGATTTAAAGAAGCTATGCCTCAAGTTATAAAATGGTATAAAGAGGGGTTAATAGATCCTGAAATATTCACAAGAGGTTTCCAAGCAAGAGACTATATGCTTAGAAATGATTTAGGAGGAGTAACTTTTGATTGGTTTGCCAGTACAGCTTCATATAATGAGGATAAAGAGTTAAAGGATAAAGTGAAAGATTTTGAATTTGTTGCAATAGCACCGCCAGAATATAAAGGGAAAAGTTATGCTCCAGATGCTAGAACAACTTATTTAGGTGGTTGGGGAATAAGTGCTACATGTAAAGATCCTGTTGCAGCCATAAAATATTTTGATTACTGGTTCTCTGAAAAAGGGTATGAGTTGTCAAACTGGGGTATAGAAAATGATACGTTTGTTAAAGAGGAAAATGGTAAAAAGAAATTTACAGATACAGTTATGAAGGCAGATGGAAAGACACCTCTACAGGTTTTAAGAGATAAAGGGATACAATTTAGAATAGGTGCTCTACAAGATTATGAGTATGAAAAGGCTTGGGGAAATCCAAAAGCATCAGAATGGGCAGAGATGTATATGCAAAATGGGTATATTGTAGATCCTATGCCAACTTTAAAATATACAAAAGAGGAAAATAGAAAAATACAGAAAATAAATTCGCAACTTAATATGGCTGTAAAAGAGATGAATCAAAAGTGGATTTTAGGAGCTGTAGATTTTAATAAAACATATGACGAATTTCTAAATAGACTAAATGAAATAGGGCTAAAAGAGGCGATAGATATAAATCAAAAGTCATATGATAGATTTATTAATTCGAGTAACTAA